The Romeriopsis navalis LEGE 11480 genome window below encodes:
- a CDS encoding putative toxin-antitoxin system toxin component, PIN family has protein sequence MSPNIVVDTSVFISALIGPQGPSRDLIRACFNGVYHPLMGTALFAEYEAVMQRAEILRQCPLSTTEIEELLAAFLNVSEWVNIYYLWRPNLRDEADNHVIELAVAGNAKVIVTNNVRDFQATELTFPDLSILKPEQLLQR, from the coding sequence ATGAGTCCGAATATTGTTGTTGATACCAGCGTATTTATCAGCGCCTTGATTGGTCCTCAAGGGCCAAGTCGGGATCTGATTCGTGCTTGTTTTAACGGGGTCTATCATCCCTTGATGGGAACGGCTCTGTTTGCTGAATATGAAGCCGTTATGCAACGTGCAGAGATCCTACGCCAATGTCCGTTGAGTACAACAGAGATTGAAGAACTACTAGCCGCATTTCTGAACGTGAGTGAATGGGTGAATATCTACTACCTCTGGCGACCAAATCTGCGAGACGAAGCTGATAACCATGTGATAGAGCTAGCTGTGGCTGGTAATGCCAAGGTAATTGTGACGAACAATGTTCGAGATTTTCAAGCAACAGAGCTAACTTTTCCCGATTTATCGATTTTGAAACCTGAGCAACTTCTCCAGAGGTAA
- a CDS encoding Rho termination factor N-terminal domain-containing protein, which translates to MKPLTNVGSLLYLYLEEIDPGDGAELSDFIVQAGAQLLRQDNQRNWVPLIVKEISKKQYQVMGNSLVYAIAEAAGVERVWCIVADEQPITEELCRVLTGEQVPKINLSLASHDEIYAAFQYLLNVPGSPLKGVKLAVAVSRVDEAPRQYWKNFTPITKLKCGITKGKKLDTLKSVFYLEPQPLPEVITDPVLLEEFKVSELKKMAKKRGLSDYTKLKKPDLIKQLSQS; encoded by the coding sequence ATGAAGCCACTAACTAATGTCGGGTCACTACTATATCTGTACTTAGAAGAAATTGATCCAGGTGACGGCGCTGAATTGTCAGACTTTATTGTTCAAGCTGGCGCTCAACTTTTGCGACAAGACAACCAGAGAAATTGGGTTCCTCTCATCGTTAAAGAAATTAGTAAAAAGCAATACCAAGTTATGGGAAATTCCTTGGTTTATGCAATTGCAGAAGCCGCAGGGGTTGAGCGTGTGTGGTGCATTGTTGCTGACGAACAACCAATAACAGAGGAACTTTGTCGTGTCCTGACAGGTGAACAAGTACCTAAAATCAACCTGTCACTTGCCTCCCATGATGAAATCTACGCGGCGTTCCAATATCTCCTGAACGTACCTGGCTCACCGCTTAAAGGCGTTAAGCTAGCAGTAGCCGTCAGTCGTGTCGATGAAGCACCTCGTCAATATTGGAAAAACTTTACGCCAATCACCAAATTAAAATGCGGCATTACGAAGGGCAAAAAACTGGATACTTTAAAATCGGTCTTCTATCTTGAACCACAGCCTTTACCAGAGGTGATTACAGATCCCGTTCTCCTAGAAGAGTTTAAGGTCTCGGAACTCAAGAAAATGGCGAAAAAACGCGGTTTGAGTGATTATACAAAGTTGAAAAAGCCTGATTTGATTAAACAACTTAGTCAAAGCTGA
- a CDS encoding ParA family protein — protein sequence MGSLREAWQKLPDAASEALVRSLWINPGLFAELGFEATEIIPEFSTARGPVDYALRKNSNPQDVFVTTKNSPSIFIEIKGRHIDLSAGSRSYRSTVKQLKGYLLTKEARTAEWGLISNSLHIQLFRKHGKVIYPATSCMEVNADNTEKIAEELRQKLQVPQRALKVAIYNNKGGIGKTTTVINLAAILTLAGKKVLVVDFDPNQQDLTHGLGMSLEPDTFYQCLDSKDKNLEAAIRQHRLSLKDGRVLEFGVIPVDEKLAYAPNDPELQTVLQPSSLAEGLATLQSQYDYILVDAPPNWLNFSQNAVYASDVVLIPTKHNNIFSLKNAAIAIKDYILQIQETRGDGGPIALPIFFNGEKITPAQKQAAQKALLDLCKQHKKQIDLLPYFFPHYTQANKNLEVFEVPAYANIANAAFATIPAVYRDKTARDYYKNLAKEYFLQ from the coding sequence ATGGGAAGTTTGCGGGAAGCATGGCAAAAGTTGCCAGATGCAGCCAGTGAAGCCCTTGTTCGATCCTTATGGATTAATCCAGGGCTCTTTGCAGAGCTGGGATTCGAGGCGACAGAAATTATTCCGGAGTTTTCAACAGCACGTGGGCCTGTGGACTATGCCTTGAGAAAAAATAGCAATCCTCAAGATGTCTTTGTAACTACTAAGAATTCACCTTCTATATTTATTGAGATTAAAGGTAGACATATTGACTTATCCGCAGGGTCAAGATCTTATCGTTCAACTGTGAAGCAGTTGAAAGGCTACCTACTCACAAAAGAGGCTCGCACGGCTGAATGGGGATTAATATCGAATTCCTTGCATATTCAGTTATTCCGTAAGCACGGTAAGGTGATTTACCCAGCGACATCCTGCATGGAGGTGAATGCAGATAACACGGAAAAGATTGCCGAAGAGTTACGTCAAAAATTGCAAGTACCTCAACGGGCACTCAAAGTCGCTATCTACAACAACAAAGGTGGCATTGGTAAAACAACCACAGTGATTAATCTTGCTGCAATTCTCACACTTGCGGGAAAGAAAGTTCTTGTTGTTGACTTTGACCCAAATCAGCAAGATCTAACCCATGGTCTTGGCATGAGTTTGGAGCCAGATACGTTCTACCAGTGCTTGGACTCTAAGGACAAAAATCTTGAAGCAGCTATTCGGCAGCATCGTCTTTCACTAAAAGATGGCAGGGTGCTTGAATTTGGCGTTATTCCTGTGGATGAAAAGCTAGCCTACGCGCCAAACGACCCAGAGCTGCAAACCGTTTTGCAGCCGTCGTCTTTAGCTGAGGGGCTAGCAACTCTTCAATCTCAGTATGATTATATTTTGGTTGATGCACCACCAAATTGGCTAAATTTTAGCCAAAATGCAGTCTATGCGTCAGATGTCGTCTTAATTCCAACCAAACACAATAATATTTTCTCCTTGAAAAATGCAGCGATTGCAATCAAGGACTATATTCTACAAATTCAGGAAACACGTGGGGATGGTGGGCCAATTGCACTGCCTATCTTTTTTAACGGCGAAAAAATTACGCCAGCACAAAAGCAGGCAGCTCAAAAAGCCCTCTTAGATTTATGTAAGCAACACAAGAAACAAATTGATTTACTGCCTTATTTTTTCCCACATTACACTCAGGCAAATAAGAATCTAGAGGTGTTTGAGGTTCCGGCTTACGCTAACATCGCAAATGCAGCATTTGCTACTATTCCCGCAGTTTACCGTGATAAAACGGCTAGAGATTACTATAAAAACTTGGCCAAGGAGTATTTTTTACAATGA
- a CDS encoding DUF4351 domain-containing protein, which translates to MLNIKFADLPTELQAQYDTLSIKQINALSENIFNFNTLKDLTQWLNNAN; encoded by the coding sequence ATGCTCAACATCAAGTTTGCCGATCTCCCCACCGAGCTTCAAGCTCAATACGACACACTATCGATCAAGCAAATCAACGCCCTCAGCGAAAACATCTTCAACTTCAACACCCTAAAAGACCTAACCCAATGGCTGAATAACGCCAATTAA
- a CDS encoding zinc-dependent dehydrogenase — MKAQVLRGVDQLSYESVPKPELAADEVLVRVNVVGLCQSDIKKIKYPLLDPPRIFGHETAGTIAQVGPDVHHWTVGQRVVVMHHIPCMACPHCEYGSYSMCETYKNVITTAGFTPSGGGFADYVKVPGHIVRSGGLIAIPDAVSFEQASFVEPTNCCLKAVKKAQIRAGQTVLITGAGPIGLMFIMLVKHFGARAISTDLMPSRMAKALSVGADAALDARDPELTPKIEAMTDGLGVDVSLLAVPSDKAFFQALDCTRKGGKILFFAEFPADVAIPLNPNVIYRKEIDLMGSYSSAFPLQDLAAELVFERKIDVDALISDKYPLSELPQAVAQAVQPTAETYKILLYPQGED; from the coding sequence ATGAAAGCCCAAGTTTTGCGCGGTGTTGACCAATTGAGTTATGAGTCGGTGCCGAAGCCGGAGCTGGCGGCGGATGAGGTGTTGGTGCGGGTGAATGTGGTGGGGTTGTGCCAGTCGGATATTAAAAAGATTAAGTACCCATTGCTCGATCCACCGCGTATTTTTGGGCATGAGACGGCGGGGACGATCGCCCAAGTAGGGCCGGATGTACACCACTGGACAGTGGGGCAGCGGGTGGTGGTGATGCATCACATTCCCTGTATGGCTTGTCCGCATTGTGAGTATGGTAGCTATTCGATGTGTGAGACCTATAAGAATGTCATCACGACAGCCGGGTTTACGCCGAGTGGGGGTGGGTTTGCGGATTATGTGAAGGTGCCGGGGCATATTGTGCGATCGGGGGGATTGATTGCGATTCCGGATGCGGTGAGTTTTGAGCAGGCGAGTTTTGTGGAGCCGACGAATTGCTGTTTGAAGGCGGTGAAGAAGGCGCAGATTCGGGCCGGGCAGACGGTGCTGATTACGGGGGCGGGGCCGATCGGCTTGATGTTTATTATGCTGGTGAAGCATTTTGGGGCGCGGGCGATTTCGACGGATTTGATGCCGAGTCGGATGGCGAAGGCGCTGTCTGTGGGGGCAGATGCGGCGTTGGATGCGCGGGACCCGGAGCTGACGCCGAAGATTGAAGCGATGACGGATGGGCTGGGGGTAGATGTGAGTCTGCTAGCTGTGCCGAGTGATAAGGCGTTTTTTCAGGCGTTGGATTGTACGCGCAAGGGCGGGAAGATTTTGTTCTTTGCGGAGTTTCCGGCGGATGTGGCGATACCGTTGAATCCGAATGTGATTTACCGCAAGGAGATTGACCTGATGGGGAGCTATAGTTCGGCGTTCCCGTTGCAGGATTTGGCGGCGGAGTTGGTGTTTGAGAGGAAGATTGATGTGGATGCGTTGATTAGTGATAAGTATCCGTTGAGTGAGTTGCCTCAGGCGGTGGCCCAGGCGGTGCAGCCGACGGCGGAGACGTATAAGATTTTGCTGTATCCGCAGGGTGAGGATTGA